In a genomic window of Rhodovulum sp. P5:
- a CDS encoding efflux RND transporter periplasmic adaptor subunit, protein MSAISRIFALAVAALAGAGAVIVARPYLFPEEPSGARSAEGSAHSRPPVYGPAFAAASGRLVEVSEMSAAQRIRLGGTVEPDRTVRLSAEASGRVTFVAGEEGDRVAEGDIVVGLDTDAIDPQYRAAWADLSEQMAGLANARTQLVNDLYGPTTPPMGGTPQAAFDQAGVPLYNMFQSMMGGMPGTPYSGPMQTQSEAQRNFATASAARYDYERQLAALSAAQSRLDGLDAQLRDRRAIAPWNGVIMKRFVRVGDQVQPGQPVAEFADVDALVVRIDVPVAMVENLHLGERVPLSIAGNNIWAPVKQIYPAADPSAHTVPVKLALPYGAPAAPGMYAVAWIGQEKSGSPSALSAAIPASAVTYRGSLPLAFVAGRDGRVEMRVVRLGDRQGDRVAVLSGLKPGEMVVDTPAPDLKSGQWLAVTGG, encoded by the coding sequence ATGTCGGCGATCTCAAGGATTTTTGCGCTTGCCGTGGCGGCGTTGGCGGGAGCCGGGGCCGTGATCGTGGCCCGCCCGTACCTGTTCCCCGAAGAGCCGTCCGGCGCGCGGTCCGCGGAGGGATCGGCCCATTCGCGGCCCCCGGTTTACGGCCCGGCCTTCGCGGCGGCGTCCGGCCGGCTGGTCGAAGTGTCCGAGATGTCGGCGGCGCAACGCATCCGTCTTGGCGGAACGGTCGAACCGGACCGGACCGTGCGCCTGTCTGCCGAAGCCTCCGGCCGCGTGACCTTCGTCGCGGGTGAGGAAGGCGACCGAGTGGCAGAGGGCGACATCGTCGTCGGCCTGGATACCGATGCGATCGACCCGCAATACCGGGCGGCATGGGCGGATCTGAGCGAACAGATGGCCGGTCTTGCCAATGCCCGGACGCAACTTGTGAATGACCTTTACGGCCCGACAACGCCGCCGATGGGGGGCACGCCGCAGGCCGCCTTCGATCAGGCCGGCGTGCCGCTTTACAACATGTTCCAGAGCATGATGGGCGGGATGCCGGGCACGCCCTATAGCGGGCCGATGCAGACCCAGTCCGAGGCGCAGCGCAACTTCGCCACCGCCTCGGCTGCGCGGTACGACTATGAACGACAGCTTGCGGCGCTGTCGGCCGCGCAATCCCGGCTTGACGGGCTGGACGCGCAGTTGCGCGACCGCCGGGCCATTGCGCCCTGGAACGGCGTGATCATGAAGCGGTTCGTGCGCGTGGGCGATCAGGTGCAGCCCGGTCAGCCCGTGGCCGAGTTCGCCGATGTCGATGCCCTTGTCGTTCGGATCGACGTGCCGGTTGCGATGGTGGAGAACCTGCATCTTGGCGAACGGGTGCCGCTAAGCATTGCCGGCAACAACATCTGGGCACCGGTCAAGCAGATCTATCCGGCGGCCGATCCCTCGGCCCATACCGTGCCGGTCAAGCTGGCGCTGCCCTATGGCGCCCCCGCGGCACCCGGCATGTATGCCGTAGCTTGGATCGGGCAGGAGAAGAGCGGCAGCCCAAGCGCGCTTTCGGCCGCGATTCCGGCCAGTGCCGTGACCTATCGCGGCAGCCTGCCGCTCGCCTTCGTCGCGGGGCGCGACGGCCGGGTCGAGATGCGCGTGGTCCGGCTGGGCGACCGGCAGGGCGACCGGGTCGCCGTTCTGTCGGGCCTGAAGCCCGGCGAGATGGTCGTGGATACCCCCGCGCCGGATCTGAAATCAGGCCAGTGGCTTGCGGTAACCGGCGGCTGA
- a CDS encoding efflux RND transporter permease subunit produces MTSPTETGVNDKPNGHPPRRLGISGWTARSFIQSPLTPLLLIAFFAIGLLGAMVTPREEDPQISVPMVDIMVGYPGASSNEVANLISEPLARMMSELSGVDHVYSMSRDGASMVTVRFDVGEGMEPSLVKLYDKLMSNMEQIPKGVMEPLVKPKSIDDVPVVTVTLSSDELDLVQLRKLGLDVQQRFKALPNTGLSFVTGGSLEQVRVEVDPSSLASFDLTLSQVAHAISGANQRLPAGNVIDGNRFFDIYTGAFLENADEVAALVVGAYEGKPVFLRDVAKVTQGVSETETIVHNTLRVADGFQTEPAVTVAVAKKYGTNGVDVASALLTELEAMKGQIIPPSVDVTVSRDYGATAHDKVSHLIMKLFIVSALVTVLALVTMGIRPAVIVLITIPAVLLMSLAVAYVLGFTINRVSMFALVFAIGILVDDAIVVVENIYRRWLKDGDTSDETTADAVDEVGNPTILATFTVVAALLPMGFVSEMMGPYMLPIPVLSSAAMVFSLMAAFIFVPWLAARVKPSMEALERAEAAEHRQSEVIAKWYSRLIMPIMNSRPLGWLTLMVIILAMCAAVAMFPLKMVAFKMLPFDNKSELQVVIDMPEGTDLFVTANLAERIGTRLQDIPEVVAYQSYVGTASPFNFNGLVRHYFLRSEPWQADIAVELIDKEERARSCHEIATEIREILRPVADAAEARLTIAETPPGPPVLAQLVAEVYGPTTEIRQNLARRIMAEMEAAPDIADVNTFMEEPHQRLDFTVDRLKAALYGISVETINREIAMAAGGFEVGALKSKHNLEQAVIVLQAPLSQRVNLGNLLVLPIPTADGSKVPLGELGSFEQVPVDPPIYHKDLRPVEYVTGEVIGPMGAPLYGMLQVDAALSNPALPADMQISGNYFTAPDGNDGPAFKWDGEWQVTYVTFRDMGLAFAAALVLIYILVVAEFKTFALPLVVMAPIPLTLIGIVPGHWLLGADFTATSMIGFIALAGIIVRNSILLVEFARAEVEAGRSVQDAITLAAQVRLRPILITALALVIGSMVLLSDPIFQGMAASLLAGSLVATFLTLVVIPLGCISMSGSFEPNGNGGSSTPPVGGAPDPTPPAPTPGKPPRLVRKSASDTQQAAIPEERPKPARPPKLQRKSASASATSATTKSDAETPARPPRLQRKSEPKPEAPSEPKAEAKPAGRKTTKSATPRKSTARTPRKKPASNAPKPQAKPDTPEDKT; encoded by the coding sequence ATGACCAGTCCGACCGAAACCGGGGTGAACGACAAACCGAACGGCCACCCGCCGCGCCGCCTTGGCATCTCGGGATGGACGGCGCGGTCCTTCATCCAGTCGCCGCTGACCCCCCTTCTTCTGATCGCGTTCTTCGCAATCGGCCTTCTGGGCGCAATGGTCACCCCGCGGGAGGAAGACCCCCAGATCTCGGTGCCGATGGTCGATATCATGGTCGGCTATCCCGGCGCATCGTCGAACGAGGTGGCCAACCTGATCTCCGAACCGCTGGCCAGGATGATGAGCGAGCTGTCGGGGGTGGACCATGTCTACTCGATGTCGCGCGACGGGGCGTCGATGGTCACCGTCCGCTTCGACGTGGGCGAGGGGATGGAGCCGTCGCTGGTCAAGCTCTACGACAAGCTGATGAGCAATATGGAGCAGATCCCCAAGGGGGTGATGGAGCCGCTCGTCAAACCGAAGTCCATCGACGATGTGCCGGTCGTGACCGTCACCCTGTCCTCGGACGAACTTGACCTCGTGCAGTTGCGCAAGCTTGGCCTCGACGTCCAGCAACGGTTCAAGGCGCTGCCGAATACCGGGCTGTCCTTTGTCACGGGCGGCAGTCTTGAGCAGGTGCGCGTGGAGGTCGACCCCTCCAGCCTTGCAAGCTTCGATCTGACGCTGAGCCAGGTTGCGCATGCGATCTCGGGCGCGAACCAGCGGCTGCCCGCGGGCAACGTGATCGATGGCAACCGGTTCTTCGATATCTACACCGGCGCGTTCCTTGAGAACGCGGACGAGGTGGCCGCACTGGTCGTCGGCGCCTATGAGGGCAAACCGGTGTTCCTGCGCGACGTCGCCAAGGTCACCCAGGGCGTATCCGAGACCGAGACCATCGTTCATAACACCCTGCGCGTGGCGGACGGGTTCCAGACCGAACCCGCGGTGACGGTGGCCGTGGCCAAGAAATACGGTACCAACGGCGTCGATGTGGCCAGTGCGCTGCTGACAGAACTTGAGGCGATGAAGGGCCAGATCATTCCGCCCTCTGTCGATGTCACGGTCAGCCGCGACTATGGCGCGACCGCGCATGACAAGGTTTCGCACCTGATCATGAAGCTGTTCATCGTGTCGGCGCTGGTCACGGTGCTGGCCCTGGTCACCATGGGCATCCGCCCCGCGGTCATCGTGCTGATCACGATCCCGGCGGTGCTGCTGATGTCGCTGGCCGTGGCCTATGTGCTGGGCTTCACGATCAACCGCGTGTCGATGTTCGCGCTGGTCTTTGCCATCGGCATCCTCGTGGATGACGCGATCGTCGTGGTGGAAAACATCTATCGCCGCTGGCTGAAGGATGGCGACACGTCCGATGAAACGACGGCCGATGCCGTGGACGAGGTCGGCAACCCGACGATCCTTGCCACCTTCACCGTGGTCGCGGCGCTTCTTCCGATGGGCTTCGTGTCCGAGATGATGGGCCCCTACATGCTGCCCATTCCGGTCCTGTCCTCGGCGGCGATGGTGTTCTCGCTGATGGCGGCGTTCATCTTCGTGCCGTGGCTTGCCGCCCGGGTAAAGCCCTCGATGGAGGCGCTTGAACGGGCCGAGGCGGCCGAACACCGGCAGTCGGAAGTGATCGCCAAGTGGTATTCGCGCCTGATCATGCCGATCATGAATTCGCGGCCCTTGGGGTGGCTGACGCTGATGGTCATCATCCTTGCGATGTGTGCGGCCGTCGCGATGTTCCCGCTGAAGATGGTGGCTTTCAAGATGCTGCCCTTCGACAACAAGTCGGAACTGCAGGTCGTCATCGACATGCCCGAAGGCACCGACCTGTTCGTCACCGCCAACCTGGCGGAGCGGATCGGGACGCGGCTGCAGGACATCCCCGAGGTCGTCGCCTATCAAAGCTATGTCGGCACCGCCTCGCCCTTCAACTTCAACGGTCTTGTGCGGCACTACTTCCTGCGGAGCGAACCGTGGCAGGCCGACATCGCGGTCGAACTGATCGACAAGGAAGAGCGCGCCCGGTCCTGCCATGAGATCGCGACGGAAATCCGCGAGATCCTGCGACCCGTCGCCGATGCGGCAGAGGCGCGGTTGACCATCGCCGAAACACCGCCGGGGCCGCCCGTTCTGGCGCAACTGGTTGCCGAGGTCTACGGCCCGACCACCGAGATCCGCCAGAACCTCGCCCGCCGGATCATGGCCGAGATGGAGGCCGCGCCCGACATCGCCGATGTCAACACCTTCATGGAAGAGCCCCATCAACGGCTCGACTTCACGGTCGATCGTCTGAAGGCGGCGCTTTACGGGATCAGCGTCGAGACGATCAACCGCGAAATCGCGATGGCGGCCGGCGGTTTCGAGGTCGGCGCGCTGAAAAGCAAGCACAACCTCGAACAGGCGGTCATCGTGCTGCAGGCCCCGCTCAGCCAGCGGGTGAACCTTGGCAACCTGCTGGTCCTGCCGATCCCGACCGCCGATGGCAGCAAGGTGCCGCTGGGCGAGTTGGGCTCCTTCGAACAGGTCCCGGTCGATCCGCCGATCTACCACAAGGACTTGCGCCCGGTGGAATATGTCACCGGTGAGGTCATCGGCCCGATGGGCGCGCCGCTTTACGGCATGCTGCAAGTCGATGCCGCGCTGTCCAACCCGGCCCTGCCGGCCGACATGCAGATCAGCGGCAACTACTTCACCGCGCCCGACGGAAACGACGGCCCGGCCTTCAAGTGGGATGGGGAATGGCAGGTCACCTATGTCACCTTCCGCGACATGGGCCTGGCCTTCGCCGCGGCGCTGGTGCTGATCTACATCCTTGTCGTTGCCGAGTTCAAAACCTTCGCGCTGCCCCTTGTCGTGATGGCGCCGATCCCGCTGACGCTGATCGGTATCGTGCCCGGGCATTGGCTGCTTGGCGCGGATTTCACGGCGACCTCGATGATCGGCTTCATCGCGCTGGCCGGTATCATCGTGCGAAATTCCATCCTGCTGGTGGAATTCGCCCGGGCCGAGGTCGAAGCCGGGCGCAGTGTGCAGGACGCGATCACGCTGGCAGCCCAGGTGCGCCTGCGCCCGATCCTGATCACCGCGCTGGCGCTTGTCATCGGCTCCATGGTGCTTCTGTCGGACCCGATCTTCCAGGGCATGGCGGCGTCGCTTCTGGCCGGGTCGCTGGTGGCCACCTTCCTGACGCTGGTCGTCATCCCGCTGGGGTGCATCTCGATGAGCGGCAGTTTCGAGCCGAACGGCAACGGCGGGTCGTCGACGCCGCCGGTGGGTGGTGCGCCGGACCCGACGCCGCCTGCCCCGACGCCGGGCAAGCCGCCGCGGCTGGTGCGCAAGTCCGCGTCGGACACGCAGCAGGCCGCCATCCCCGAAGAGCGCCCAAAGCCGGCCCGCCCGCCGAAACTTCAGCGGAAGTCCGCATCGGCCAGCGCGACATCGGCCACCACCAAGAGTGACGCCGAGACACCGGCCCGGCCCCCAAGACTGCAACGCAAGTCAGAGCCCAAGCCCGAGGCCCCGAGTGAGCCAAAGGCCGAGGCCAAGCCCGCCGGGCGCAAGACGACGAAATCCGCAACGCCGCGCAAGAGCACGGCCAGAACACCCCGCAAGAAACCCGCATCCAACGCGCCGAAGCCGCAAGCCAAACCCGACACGCCGGAGGACAAGACATGA